The following proteins are encoded in a genomic region of Neomonachus schauinslandi chromosome 7, ASM220157v2, whole genome shotgun sequence:
- the BTF3 gene encoding transcription factor BTF3 isoform X3 has product MKETIMNQEKLAKLQAQVRIGGKGTARRKKKVVHRTATADDKKLQFSLKKLGVNNISGIEEVNMFTNQGTVIHFNNPKVQASLAANTFTITGHAETKQLTEMLPSILNQLGADSLTSLRRLAEALPKQSVDGKAPLATGEDDDDEVPDLVENFDEASKNEAN; this is encoded by the exons ATGAAAGAAACTATCATGAACCAGGAGAAACTCGCCAAACTGCAAGCACAAGTGCGCATTGGTGGGAAA GGAACTGCTCGCCGAAAGAAGAAGGTGGTTCATAGAACGGCtacagcagatgataaaaaaCTTCAGTTCTCCTTAAAGAAGTTAGGGGTAAACAATATCTCTGGTATTGAAGAA gtgaatatgttcacaaaccaaggaacagtgaTCCACTTTAACAACCCCAAAGTTCAGGCATCACTGGCAGCGAACACTTTCACCATTACAGGCCATGCTGAGACAAAGCAGCTGACAGAAATGCTACCCAGTATCTTAAACCAACTTGGTGCAGACAGTCTGACTAGTTTAAGAAGACTGGCTGAAGCTCTGCCCAAACAAT CTGTGGATGGAAAAGCACCCCTTGCTACCggagaggatgatgatgatgaagttccAG atcttgtggagaattttgatgaagcttccaagaatgaagcaaactga
- the BTF3 gene encoding transcription factor BTF3 isoform X1: MRRTGVPTQADSRGRGRARGGCPGGEATPSLPPPRGGTRGQEPQMKETIMNQEKLAKLQAQVRIGGKGTARRKKKVVHRTATADDKKLQFSLKKLGVNNISGIEEVNMFTNQGTVIHFNNPKVQASLAANTFTITGHAETKQLTEMLPSILNQLGADSLTSLRRLAEALPKQSVDGKAPLATGEDDDDEVPDLVENFDEASKNEAN, encoded by the exons ATGCGACGGACAGGCGTACCCACTCAGGCTGACTCTCGGGGGCGAGGTCGAGCCAGGGGCGGCTGCCCTGGGGGCGAGGCGACGCCGTCTCTTCCTCCACCTCGCGGCGGAACCCGAGGACAGGAGCCTCAG ATGAAAGAAACTATCATGAACCAGGAGAAACTCGCCAAACTGCAAGCACAAGTGCGCATTGGTGGGAAA GGAACTGCTCGCCGAAAGAAGAAGGTGGTTCATAGAACGGCtacagcagatgataaaaaaCTTCAGTTCTCCTTAAAGAAGTTAGGGGTAAACAATATCTCTGGTATTGAAGAA gtgaatatgttcacaaaccaaggaacagtgaTCCACTTTAACAACCCCAAAGTTCAGGCATCACTGGCAGCGAACACTTTCACCATTACAGGCCATGCTGAGACAAAGCAGCTGACAGAAATGCTACCCAGTATCTTAAACCAACTTGGTGCAGACAGTCTGACTAGTTTAAGAAGACTGGCTGAAGCTCTGCCCAAACAAT CTGTGGATGGAAAAGCACCCCTTGCTACCggagaggatgatgatgatgaagttccAG atcttgtggagaattttgatgaagcttccaagaatgaagcaaactga
- the BTF3 gene encoding transcription factor BTF3 isoform X2 produces the protein MRRTGVPTQADSRGRGRARGGCPGGEATPSLPPPRGGTRGQEPQMKETIMNQEKLAKLQAQVRIGGKGTARRKKKVVHRTATADDKKLQFSLKKLGVNNISGIEEVNMFTNQGTVIHFNNPKVQASLAANTFTITGHAETKQLTEMLPSILNQLGADSLTSLRRLAEALPKQYLVENFDEASKNEAN, from the exons ATGCGACGGACAGGCGTACCCACTCAGGCTGACTCTCGGGGGCGAGGTCGAGCCAGGGGCGGCTGCCCTGGGGGCGAGGCGACGCCGTCTCTTCCTCCACCTCGCGGCGGAACCCGAGGACAGGAGCCTCAG ATGAAAGAAACTATCATGAACCAGGAGAAACTCGCCAAACTGCAAGCACAAGTGCGCATTGGTGGGAAA GGAACTGCTCGCCGAAAGAAGAAGGTGGTTCATAGAACGGCtacagcagatgataaaaaaCTTCAGTTCTCCTTAAAGAAGTTAGGGGTAAACAATATCTCTGGTATTGAAGAA gtgaatatgttcacaaaccaaggaacagtgaTCCACTTTAACAACCCCAAAGTTCAGGCATCACTGGCAGCGAACACTTTCACCATTACAGGCCATGCTGAGACAAAGCAGCTGACAGAAATGCTACCCAGTATCTTAAACCAACTTGGTGCAGACAGTCTGACTAGTTTAAGAAGACTGGCTGAAGCTCTGCCCAAACAAT atcttgtggagaattttgatgaagcttccaagaatgaagcaaactga